Below is a genomic region from Granulicella sp. L56.
GCTTCTGGCCAACAATAAGAAGCTCAGCGACGGCAGTCTCTCCCCCCGCTCCGTCAAAGACCCCGAAGTAGTCAAACACATTCTGCTGAAGACCCTCAAGAATCTACGCGCGCACATGCGTCAGGTCACTCCGGCGCACAAGTCGTCAACCTGGTCCGACTACGCGGAGACGGCAACCCACTACAGCGACGATGACCACACCAGCAAGCGCAGCTTCATCGCTCAGGCGCTCGCCGCTGCTCAGCCCGCACACGTTCTCGACGTAGGCTGCAACACCGGCGTCTACTCCATGCTCGCCGCCGAGGCAGGCGCCGAGGTCGTCTCCATCGACACCGATCTTCAGGCCGTCGATCGTCTCTGCGCCAAGCTGAAAGGCAGTGGGAAGAAGGTCCTTCCCCTCTGCGTTGACCTCGCGCATCCCACGCCCTCCGTCGGCTGGGAGAACAGCGAGAACGCCTCCTTTCTCAGTCGCTGTTGTGGCCACTTCGATACCGTGATGATGCTCGCAGTGATCCATCATCTTCTGCTCCGCGGCCAGATCCCCCTCGACAGCATCGCCGCCCTGTGCAGCCGCCTCACCACACGCAACCTCATTCTCGAATGGGTGCCGCCCACCGACCCCAAGTTCCGCGAGCTGGTGCGCGGGCGCGACAGCATCTACGCCCATCTCACCGAGACCGCATTCCGCGAAGCCTTCGCCACCCACTTCACCTTCCTCAGTGAGCACACCCTGCAGAACGGGCGCATCCTGCTCCATCTACAAAAAAATAAGCAAGAAAGTCAGTAATGACCAAGCGGTTCTTCCTTCCAGCTTTTACTGCCTTCGGCATAGCCACGCTCTGTCTTCTCGCCATCCTTGGCCCGCTCATCTCTTCCTCGCATCTCCTGATCTACCACACCAGCGGCCCGGCGCTGATGCTCTTTGCGACCGCTCTGTTCGACTTAGGTATGCTTTGGGCACTGTTCACCGCCGTGCTCCTTCTGGCGGAGAAGCCCGGCCGCCGCCAGTTCATGATCTGGGCTGCAATCGTCCTTGCTCTTCCAGCGATCGTGCTGAAGAACGCATCGATGCTGACGGGCTACGTCCCCGCTCGCTGGATGAACGGCTCTCTGCTTGCTTTGTCATTGACCGCTTATATTACGTTGGCGATTTACTGGAAACCGGCGTTTCTCTCCCGGTTCCAACGAGCGCAGCGGTTCCTGACCGTTGTCTTCGGGTTCGTTGCCCTGAATGGCATTCTCGTCGTGGGACAACTGCTCTGGTATGGATGGCAGGCCCGCGGACTCAACACACCCATCGCGCTCCACCAATCCGCCGCAGGCCCCGCAGGTCCTGCCGCAGGCCCGCGAGTGATCTGGATCGTACTCGATGAACTCTCGTACCAGCAGGTATACGAGCGGCGGTTCCCAAACCTGAAGCTTCCTGCCTTCGACGAGATCGCCCGGCAGTCCACGGTCTTCACGCATGTCGTTCCAGCGGGCAATTTTACCGAAGAGGTACTTCCCGCGCTGATCACCGGTTTGCCCGTCGATCGCATCCGCGTGTCTTCCAATGGAAAGGCGCTCTCTCTGCATCGTCCGGACACCGAGAGGTGGCAGGCTTTCGATCCTCACCAGACCGTCTTTCAGGATGCGCTGAACGCCGGCTACAGCACCGCCGTCGCCGGCTGGTTTAACCCCTACTGCCGCATTCTTCCGCAGGTCCTCGATCGCTGCTTCTGGACCTATCAGCTTCCCAACCCCGGCGGCATTGTCGCAGGTCGGTCCCTTACAGATAACGTCCTACACGAGATCGTCCACCGCGTTGAATCAACATCGACGCTGCTGCCGGGCAATGACTCCGTTCTGCCCATGCTCGCACTCGAAGCAGAGATGCATATCGCGGACTACCTTGAACTCCGCACCGCCGGTGATTCGATCCTCACCGACCCGCATGCCGGCTTTGTCTTCCTGCATATGCCGATCCCGCATCCCGACGGCATCTACGACCGCCGAAATCAAAGGCTGACAACAGGGCCATCCTCTTACCTCGATAACCTCGCGCTCGCGGACAGCTATCTCGCCCATGTTCGCGAACTCCTGCAGCAGCACGGCACATGGGACTCCTCTGCCGTCGTCATCATGGGAGACCACTCCTGGCGCACCAGCCTTATATGGGCGAATACGACGAGTTGGACGCCGGAAGAACAGGCAGCCAGCCACGGCGGCCAGTTCGACGACCGGCCCGCCTACATCGTCAAACTGCCCCACCAGCAGCAGAGCGCGCGAATCGACCTCCCATTCAAGGCAATCGACACCCGCTCACTGCTCGATGCTCTTATCGCCGACCAACTGCACACCCCCGACGACCTCAAAGCATGGGCAAAGAAGCAGAACTAGCATCGTGCCACTCCAAAAACACGTCGTCTCGACTCGGGGCCACCAATAAAGCACGTCATCTCGACCGAAGTGCGGGGTCCCCGGCGAGCGCACCTGCTCGTTGGGGTGCAAGGCGGCGCTTTTGCCGCCGCAGTGGAGAGACCCCTGTATTTCGCCGTTGCCTTTTTCTTCCCACTCCATCACCGATGGCAGCGCTGAACACTGGCTTCTGCGGCCACAACCCGCTACCATTGACTACAAGGAGCCTCATGCCATCCACGGAAAGCAACCAGCTACTGCTCGCCGCCGCCGCGGCCTGCGAAGACAAGAAGGCTGAAGATATTCGGATTCTCGCGTTGGACCCGGCGGAGAGCGGCCTCACCGACTACTTCCTCATCTGCAACGGCACCAACGACCGCCAGAATGTAGCCATCACCGACGAGATCGAGATTCGCCTGAAACGCGAGTTCGGCGTCTACCCCAACTCGGTCGAAGGCCGCCGTCAGGCGGAGTGGATCCTGATGGACTACGTCGACTTCATCGTCCATGTCTTCTCGCCTGAAAAGCGCGCCTTCTATGGTCTGGAACGCCTGCGCAAGACCGCGACCTCGCTCAATGTGGCCGACCTCAACGCCGAGTTGAAGGCACGCATCACCACGGCGCGAGCGAAGAAAGCCCCAGCCAAGAAAGTGGCCGCAAAAAAAGTAGCCGCAAAGAAGCCAGTCAAAGTCGCAGCGAAGAAGGCAGCAGCGAAGAAGACGCCTGTTAAAATGGTGACGACGAAGAAGAAGGTTGCGGCAAAGAAAGTCCCGGCAAAGAAGACCAGCAAGACCAGCAAAAAGTAGCGCGCTGCCGCTTCCTGCGCCATTCGGAACTGCCATAAAAAGGA
It encodes:
- a CDS encoding bifunctional 2-polyprenyl-6-hydroxyphenol methylase/3-demethylubiquinol 3-O-methyltransferase UbiG — encoded protein: MGESSSFAFLPTFRDPAGHVEIKPDAVYRLIRSPFDAEILEFLALPLASSLVSEGRLVASEVMPRASDPASDSGALTLRHPRIAFQSYPWEWSPALWLAAAELTLDLCSDLIRQGWILKDATPLNVLFQGIQPIFVDVLSIQKMVPDQAIWYPYGQFVRTFLLPMLAYSRLGWPLQASLTRRDGYEPEEIYAALSWPKRLRQPALSSVTLPSLLANNKKLSDGSLSPRSVKDPEVVKHILLKTLKNLRAHMRQVTPAHKSSTWSDYAETATHYSDDDHTSKRSFIAQALAAAQPAHVLDVGCNTGVYSMLAAEAGAEVVSIDTDLQAVDRLCAKLKGSGKKVLPLCVDLAHPTPSVGWENSENASFLSRCCGHFDTVMMLAVIHHLLLRGQIPLDSIAALCSRLTTRNLILEWVPPTDPKFRELVRGRDSIYAHLTETAFREAFATHFTFLSEHTLQNGRILLHLQKNKQESQ
- a CDS encoding sulfatase-like hydrolase/transferase, whose product is MTKRFFLPAFTAFGIATLCLLAILGPLISSSHLLIYHTSGPALMLFATALFDLGMLWALFTAVLLLAEKPGRRQFMIWAAIVLALPAIVLKNASMLTGYVPARWMNGSLLALSLTAYITLAIYWKPAFLSRFQRAQRFLTVVFGFVALNGILVVGQLLWYGWQARGLNTPIALHQSAAGPAGPAAGPRVIWIVLDELSYQQVYERRFPNLKLPAFDEIARQSTVFTHVVPAGNFTEEVLPALITGLPVDRIRVSSNGKALSLHRPDTERWQAFDPHQTVFQDALNAGYSTAVAGWFNPYCRILPQVLDRCFWTYQLPNPGGIVAGRSLTDNVLHEIVHRVESTSTLLPGNDSVLPMLALEAEMHIADYLELRTAGDSILTDPHAGFVFLHMPIPHPDGIYDRRNQRLTTGPSSYLDNLALADSYLAHVRELLQQHGTWDSSAVVIMGDHSWRTSLIWANTTSWTPEEQAASHGGQFDDRPAYIVKLPHQQQSARIDLPFKAIDTRSLLDALIADQLHTPDDLKAWAKKQN
- the rsfS gene encoding ribosome silencing factor codes for the protein MPSTESNQLLLAAAAACEDKKAEDIRILALDPAESGLTDYFLICNGTNDRQNVAITDEIEIRLKREFGVYPNSVEGRRQAEWILMDYVDFIVHVFSPEKRAFYGLERLRKTATSLNVADLNAELKARITTARAKKAPAKKVAAKKVAAKKPVKVAAKKAAAKKTPVKMVTTKKKVAAKKVPAKKTSKTSKK